A section of the Gloeobacter violaceus PCC 7421 genome encodes:
- the surE gene encoding 5'/3'-nucleotidase SurE: protein MRILVSNDDGILAQGIRTLANTLHRAGHTVTVVCPDRERSATGHALTMHKPLRAEAVENLFEPGLAAWAINGTPSDSVKLGLDALLGERPDLVVSGINCGANLGSDVLYSGTVSAAMEGTIEGLPSIAVSLASRVRCDFQPAADFLVRFVRALEVQPLPEAFLLNVNVPALPESEILGARVCRLGMRRYRDQFVKRVDPRGVNYYWLAGEVIESEEAPDSDVVAVGEGCIAITPLKYDLTYEPGIGLLGARQWEKIFDPLAGG from the coding sequence ATGCGCATTCTTGTCAGCAACGACGACGGCATCCTCGCCCAGGGTATCCGCACCCTGGCCAATACCCTCCATCGTGCCGGTCATACCGTGACGGTGGTCTGCCCGGATCGCGAGCGCTCGGCCACGGGCCACGCCCTCACGATGCACAAGCCCCTGCGCGCCGAAGCGGTCGAAAACCTCTTCGAGCCGGGACTGGCGGCCTGGGCAATCAACGGCACCCCCTCCGACTCGGTGAAGCTGGGTCTTGACGCGCTGCTGGGCGAACGGCCCGATCTGGTGGTCTCGGGGATCAACTGCGGAGCGAATTTGGGTTCGGATGTCCTGTACTCGGGCACGGTCTCGGCGGCCATGGAAGGGACGATCGAAGGCTTGCCGAGCATTGCCGTTTCGCTCGCAAGCCGCGTCCGCTGCGACTTTCAGCCGGCGGCCGATTTTTTGGTGCGCTTTGTGCGGGCTCTGGAGGTGCAGCCGCTGCCGGAGGCGTTCTTGCTCAACGTCAATGTGCCGGCCCTTCCGGAAAGTGAGATCCTCGGCGCGCGCGTCTGCCGTCTGGGAATGCGCCGCTACCGCGACCAGTTCGTCAAGCGCGTCGATCCGCGCGGGGTCAACTATTACTGGTTGGCCGGAGAAGTGATCGAATCGGAGGAAGCCCCCGACAGCGACGTGGTCGCCGTGGGCGAGGGGTGTATCGCGATCACCCCGCTCAAGTACGACCTCACCTACGAACCGGGGATCGGATTACTGGGCGCCCGGCAGTGGGAGAAAATCTTTGATCCCCTGGCGGGCGGCTAA
- the purS gene encoding phosphoribosylformylglycinamidine synthase subunit PurS, whose product MHYKATIRVTLRPSVLDPAGVAVRSGLQQLGYASVANVRIGKYIELELEADNDAEARHQVDRLCDQMLANPVIEVYKFEVVALEAARR is encoded by the coding sequence ATGCACTACAAAGCAACTATCCGGGTAACGCTGCGTCCCTCCGTTCTCGATCCGGCGGGTGTGGCGGTGCGCTCCGGCCTGCAACAACTGGGGTACGCCAGCGTCGCCAATGTGCGCATCGGCAAGTACATCGAACTCGAACTGGAGGCGGACAACGACGCCGAAGCGCGCCATCAGGTCGACCGCCTTTGTGATCAGATGCTCGCCAACCCAGTGATCGAAGTCTACAAATTCGAAGTAGTGGCCCTCGAAGCAGCCCGGCGCTAG
- a CDS encoding chromophore lyase CpcT/CpeT — MRMVICCLLLSTGLLAAVPSPAEQNALPATERQVEEVVTRLTGIMTTTQQAQSDAARPDVRMTTCSVQLEGDKSKAIYLYQEQTMSNNLGAPYRQRLLRIAASADGRAVESAGFKFVEAKPLAGLCAKPAAERLIAPMALDGDPTCTVRLVQAGDKYMGTTPEGGCQSNVRGAARITNEITLYKEGMDTRDRGFDAQGNQVWGAKEEPYRFRRLTP; from the coding sequence ATGCGCATGGTCATTTGCTGTTTGCTGCTCAGCACCGGTTTGCTTGCGGCAGTACCCTCCCCGGCTGAGCAAAATGCGCTTCCAGCTACCGAGCGGCAGGTGGAAGAGGTGGTCACGCGCCTGACGGGGATCATGACGACCACCCAGCAAGCACAAAGCGATGCCGCCCGGCCCGATGTGCGGATGACCACCTGCTCTGTGCAGCTTGAAGGCGACAAGTCAAAAGCTATCTATCTTTACCAGGAACAGACGATGTCGAACAATCTGGGTGCGCCTTACCGGCAGCGCCTGTTGCGCATCGCCGCGAGCGCCGACGGCCGCGCGGTCGAATCGGCAGGATTCAAATTCGTCGAGGCGAAACCTCTGGCGGGACTGTGCGCCAAACCCGCCGCCGAGCGGCTGATCGCACCCATGGCTCTGGACGGCGATCCGACTTGTACTGTGCGGCTGGTACAGGCGGGCGACAAGTACATGGGCACCACCCCGGAGGGTGGTTGTCAGAGCAACGTGCGTGGGGCGGCGCGGATCACCAACGAGATCACCTTATATAAAGAAGGTATGGACACCCGGGACCGGGGCTTTGACGCCCAGGGCAACCAGGTGTGGGGAGCCAAGGAAGAACCGTACCGGTTTCGTCGGTTGACCCCCTGA
- the pstC gene encoding phosphate ABC transporter permease subunit PstC — MQTQPSNQLEAPENLTAGGGSLQPDTIARGVFLVAALAVVGTLFWMAFVVARDALPAISKFGLGFLVNSTWDPVVEEFGGLTFVFGTVASSAIAMLLAVPVGLGIAIFLTEDFLPEWVLTPIAFMVELLAAIPSVVYGLWGIFVMIPIVRAVETFLNQTLGWIQIGGKSIFGVPYGPGLLTAGILLAIMILPTIASISRDVLRAIPRSLRNGSLALGATRWETIFRVLLPAASSGVVGACILGLGRALGETMAVTMVIGNTPQIDTSIFAPAYTIAALLANEFAEANTPVHIGALFFAALLLFVITLLVNVVAELIVRRVSLERN; from the coding sequence ATGCAGACGCAACCATCGAACCAGCTCGAAGCTCCCGAGAACCTGACCGCCGGCGGGGGTTCTTTACAACCCGACACCATTGCCCGCGGTGTGTTCCTGGTGGCGGCCCTGGCTGTCGTCGGCACCCTCTTCTGGATGGCGTTCGTGGTCGCCCGCGACGCACTGCCCGCCATCTCCAAATTCGGCCTCGGTTTTCTGGTCAACTCGACCTGGGATCCGGTCGTCGAGGAGTTTGGCGGGCTCACTTTCGTCTTTGGGACAGTCGCCAGTTCCGCCATCGCCATGCTCCTGGCGGTGCCGGTGGGCCTTGGAATCGCGATTTTCTTGACCGAGGACTTTCTGCCGGAGTGGGTTCTCACTCCCATCGCCTTTATGGTCGAGTTGCTCGCCGCCATCCCGAGTGTCGTCTACGGACTGTGGGGCATCTTCGTGATGATCCCGATCGTCCGTGCGGTCGAAACGTTTTTAAATCAAACCCTGGGCTGGATCCAGATTGGCGGCAAATCGATCTTCGGTGTGCCCTACGGGCCGGGCCTGCTCACGGCGGGCATACTTTTGGCCATTATGATTTTGCCCACCATCGCCTCCATTAGCCGCGATGTGCTCAGGGCGATCCCGCGCAGTCTGCGCAACGGCTCGCTGGCCCTCGGCGCCACCCGCTGGGAGACGATTTTCCGGGTGCTCCTGCCTGCGGCCTCCTCGGGGGTCGTCGGCGCCTGTATCCTGGGCCTTGGCCGCGCCCTGGGCGAGACGATGGCCGTCACCATGGTCATCGGCAACACGCCGCAAATCGACACGTCGATCTTTGCCCCTGCCTACACGATTGCTGCTTTGCTTGCCAACGAGTTCGCCGAGGCCAACACCCCGGTGCACATCGGCGCGCTGTTTTTCGCAGCTCTGCTGCTGTTTGTGATCACGCTGTTGGTCAATGTCGTCGCTGAGTTGATCGTGCGCAGAGTCTCGCTGGAGCGCAACTAA
- the pstS gene encoding phosphate ABC transporter substrate-binding protein PstS, with product MQTNKWTRRAFVSVVALASLASPLLTQVAHALTLSGAGATFPQPLYEKWFFEYNKKNPDVKINYQGIGSGGGINQITNKTVDFGASDAAMNDEQLAKVGGSSKMLMLPMTAGAVAITFNVPGVKSGLRITRVALTDIFLGKVTKWNDPAIASVNRDVKLPDLPIAVVRRSDSSGTTFIFTNHLSAIKSSDWSEKVGKGTSVNWPTGIGAKGNQGVSAQVQQTPGAIGYVEYAYATENNLPVAAVENREGKFVLPTVKATETALDGTKYPENFRVFIEDPDGAGSYPIVGLTWLLVYKEGNDKAKAAELKKFVNWALTEGQQYVEPLKYTPLPAAVSKNVIKAAEQIK from the coding sequence ATGCAGACCAACAAGTGGACCCGCAGGGCTTTTGTTTCGGTAGTGGCTCTGGCTTCACTCGCTTCTCCCCTGTTGACGCAGGTCGCCCACGCCCTGACCCTCAGCGGCGCCGGCGCAACGTTCCCGCAGCCACTCTATGAAAAGTGGTTCTTCGAGTACAACAAGAAGAACCCCGATGTCAAAATCAACTACCAGGGCATCGGCAGCGGCGGCGGCATCAACCAGATCACCAACAAGACGGTTGATTTCGGCGCTTCCGACGCGGCAATGAACGACGAGCAGCTCGCCAAGGTCGGCGGCTCCTCGAAGATGCTGATGCTGCCCATGACCGCCGGTGCAGTGGCTATCACCTTTAACGTGCCCGGTGTGAAGTCGGGTTTGCGGATCACCCGCGTGGCTTTGACCGATATTTTTCTGGGCAAGGTCACCAAGTGGAACGACCCGGCCATCGCCTCGGTCAACCGCGACGTCAAGCTGCCGGATTTGCCCATCGCCGTGGTGCGCCGCTCCGACAGCTCCGGTACGACCTTTATCTTCACCAACCACCTGTCGGCGATCAAATCCTCGGATTGGTCCGAGAAAGTCGGCAAGGGCACCTCGGTGAACTGGCCCACCGGCATCGGCGCCAAGGGCAACCAGGGCGTCTCCGCCCAGGTCCAGCAGACTCCCGGTGCGATTGGCTATGTCGAGTACGCCTACGCCACCGAGAACAACCTGCCGGTGGCCGCGGTCGAAAACCGCGAAGGCAAGTTCGTGCTGCCGACGGTCAAGGCGACCGAGACCGCCCTCGACGGGACCAAGTACCCCGAAAATTTCCGCGTCTTCATCGAAGATCCGGACGGGGCCGGTTCCTATCCGATCGTGGGCCTCACCTGGCTGCTGGTGTACAAAGAAGGCAACGACAAGGCCAAGGCCGCTGAACTGAAGAAGTTCGTCAACTGGGCCTTGACCGAGGGGCAACAGTACGTCGAGCCCCTCAAGTACACCCCGCTGCCTGCCGCCGTCTCCAAAAACGTGATCAAGGCGGCCGAGCAGATCAAGTAA
- a CDS encoding phage holin family protein, whose amino-acid sequence MRQSEPSLKDLLTELVGQFEQLVVQHIRLARQEFTADGQKLAFHAGGVVLGLLLLVLGMAFAGVALLVGLQLVLPTWAAAIVVALLFLSSGSLIAAGSMRNLKRNSPGRAIEEAQETITWLIRRK is encoded by the coding sequence ATGCGCCAGAGCGAACCGAGCCTCAAAGATCTGCTGACCGAACTGGTGGGCCAGTTCGAGCAATTGGTAGTCCAGCACATTCGCCTGGCTCGGCAGGAGTTCACCGCCGACGGCCAGAAGCTGGCCTTCCACGCGGGCGGGGTCGTGCTCGGGCTGCTCCTGTTGGTGCTCGGCATGGCCTTTGCCGGGGTGGCCCTGCTGGTCGGATTGCAACTGGTGCTACCGACCTGGGCGGCGGCGATCGTTGTTGCTTTGCTGTTTTTAAGTAGCGGCAGCCTCATCGCGGCGGGGTCAATGCGCAACCTCAAGCGCAACAGCCCGGGGCGGGCCATCGAAGAAGCGCAGGAGACGATCACATGGCTGATTCGCAGGAAGTAA
- the glmU gene encoding bifunctional UDP-N-acetylglucosamine diphosphorylase/glucosamine-1-phosphate N-acetyltransferase GlmU — translation MSARLAAIVLAAGKGTRMRSTLPKVLHPLAGSTILERVLAALGELALAECFIVVGQGAELVRGRIARPGVQFVEQTEQRGTGHAVQQVIPHLEGFEGEVLVLNGDAPLLRPSTVAHLVEKHRSFAADATILAARIADPGGYGRVFLDADGRVRQVIEDRDCTEEQRRNDLINGGVYCFRWPALMTVLPALSADNDQGELYLPDALPMLTHVRAVAVEDPQEIFGINDRLQLSQASRILNERTLVGLMLSGVTIVDPLRVTIDETVEIEPDVVIEPETHLRGATRIAGGCRIGPGTLLEDTVVGAGTEILYSVLRRSRVGAHSTIGPYSHLRPGADVGSHCRVGNYVEIKNATIGDHTNAAHLSYVGDASVGERVNFGAGTIVVNYDGKHKHRTEIGDGVRTGANSCLVAPLKLGDGVTVAAGSTVTEDVPCGLVIARSRQVVKPDWKAPYERTEDG, via the coding sequence ATGAGTGCGCGATTGGCGGCGATTGTACTGGCGGCGGGCAAAGGCACCCGCATGCGCTCCACCCTGCCCAAGGTGCTGCATCCCCTGGCGGGCAGCACCATCCTCGAACGGGTGCTCGCCGCGTTGGGCGAACTTGCCTTGGCCGAATGCTTTATTGTCGTGGGTCAGGGGGCCGAGCTGGTGCGCGGGCGCATCGCCCGTCCGGGGGTCCAGTTTGTGGAGCAAACCGAACAGCGGGGCACCGGGCACGCCGTTCAGCAGGTGATCCCGCACCTGGAGGGCTTCGAGGGCGAAGTCCTGGTGCTCAACGGCGACGCGCCGCTGTTGCGGCCCAGCACGGTCGCCCATCTGGTCGAAAAACACCGCAGCTTCGCGGCCGACGCCACGATTCTCGCCGCCCGGATCGCCGATCCGGGCGGCTATGGCCGGGTGTTCCTCGACGCCGATGGCCGGGTGCGCCAGGTGATCGAAGATCGCGATTGTACCGAGGAGCAGCGCCGCAACGACTTGATCAACGGCGGAGTCTACTGCTTTCGGTGGCCTGCGCTGATGACGGTATTGCCTGCATTGAGCGCCGACAACGACCAGGGCGAGCTGTACCTGCCGGACGCACTGCCGATGCTCACCCACGTGCGCGCCGTCGCAGTGGAAGACCCCCAGGAGATCTTTGGAATCAACGACCGGCTGCAACTGTCCCAGGCGAGCCGCATCCTGAATGAGCGCACGCTGGTGGGGTTGATGCTCTCGGGGGTGACCATCGTCGACCCGTTGCGGGTCACCATCGACGAGACCGTCGAAATCGAACCGGACGTGGTGATCGAGCCGGAGACCCACCTGCGCGGCGCCACCCGCATCGCCGGAGGCTGCCGCATCGGTCCCGGGACCCTGCTGGAAGATACGGTCGTGGGGGCGGGCACCGAAATTCTGTACTCGGTCTTGCGCCGTTCGCGCGTGGGAGCGCACTCCACCATCGGTCCGTACTCACACCTGCGGCCCGGTGCCGATGTGGGCTCCCACTGCCGGGTCGGCAACTACGTAGAAATCAAAAACGCCACCATCGGCGATCACACCAACGCGGCGCACCTGAGCTATGTGGGCGACGCAAGTGTCGGCGAGCGGGTCAACTTCGGCGCCGGCACGATCGTGGTTAACTACGACGGCAAACACAAGCACCGTACCGAAATCGGCGACGGGGTGCGTACCGGCGCCAACTCCTGCCTGGTGGCCCCGCTCAAGCTGGGCGACGGGGTGACCGTCGCCGCCGGCTCCACCGTCACCGAAGATGTGCCCTGCGGATTGGTGATTGCCCGCAGCCGCCAGGTGGTGAAGCCCGACTGGAAAGCGCCCTACGAGCGCACCGAGGATGGTTAG